Proteins found in one Brachypodium distachyon strain Bd21 chromosome 5, Brachypodium_distachyon_v3.0, whole genome shotgun sequence genomic segment:
- the LOC100845750 gene encoding purine permease 3, translating to MDVEAPKEPLPVGGAARGTSSNNKAMHWLMVALNCGMLTLGTTGGPLLSRLYYSKGGQRQWLSAWLETGGWPLLLFPVSFSYLARRARDGPGAPLVLTRPRTLMAAAALGLATGADDFIYAYGLSYLPVSTSAILISTQLAFTVFFAFLVVRQRLTAFSVNAVALLTVGAVVLGLHASSDRPAGVTRGQYWLGFFLSLGAAALYGLVLPLIELAYKHAAGGGREVTYALVLEMQLVMGFFATAFCTVGMVVNNDFQAISREARAFELGETRYYVVLVSCAVLWQFFFLGAVGVIFCVHTLFAGILIAVFIPVTEVLGVIFLHEKFSSEKGVALVLSLWGLASYSYGEYSDAKAKKKKAALQAQDP from the exons ATGGACGTGGAAGCGCCCAAGGAGCCGCTCCCCGTGGGAGGAGCGGCGCGcggcaccagcagcaacaacaaggCGATGCACTGGCTCATGGTGGCGCTCAACTGCGGCATGCTGACGCTGGGCACGACGGGCGGGCCGCTCCTGAGCCGCCTCTACTACAGCAAGGGCGGGCAGCGGCAGTGGCTGTCGGCCTGGCTCGAGACGGGCGGCTGGCCGCTGCTTCTCTTCCCTGTGTCCTTCTCCTACCTGGCCCGGCGCGCCCGCGACGGGCCCGGCGCGCCCCTGGTGCTCACCCGGCCGCGGACGCtcatggccgccgcggcgctcgGCTTGGCCACGGGCGCCGACGACTTCATCTACGCCTACGGGCTCTCCTACCTGCCCGTCTCAACCTCCGCCATCCTCATCTCCACGCAGCTCGCCTTCACCGTCTTCTTCGCGTTCCTCGTCGTGCGGCAGCGGCTCACGGCCTTCTCCGTCAACGCCGTGGCGCTGCTCACCGTGGGCGCCGTCGTCCTGGGTCTGCACGCCTCGTCCGACCGCCCCGCGGGGGTCACCAGGGGGCAGTACTGGCtgggcttcttcctcagcCTCGGCGCCGCAGCGCTCTACGGGCTCGTGCTGCCGCTCATCGAGCTCGCCTACAAGCacgccgcgggcggcggcagggaagTCACGTACGCGCTGGTGCTTGAGATGCAGCTCGTCATGGGGTTCTTCGCCACCGCCTTCTGCACCGTCGGCATGGTCGTCAACAACGATTTCCAG GCGATCTCGAGGGAGGCGCGGGCGTTCGAGCTGGGGGAAACCCGGTACTACGTGGTGCTGGTGAGCTGCGCCGTCCTGTGGCAGTTCTTCTTCCTGGGGGCCGTGGGGGTCATCTTCTGCGTGCACACGCTGTTCGCCGGGATCCTCATCGCCGTGTTCATCCCGGTGACGGAGGTGCTGGGCGTCATCTTCCTGCACGAGAAGTTCAGCAGCGAGAAGGGCGTGGCGCTCGTGCTCTCGCTCTGGGGCCTCGCCTCCTACTCCTACGGCGAGTACAGCGACGCcaaggccaagaagaagaaagccgCCCTGCAAGCCCAAGATCCGTAG